One window from the genome of Malus domestica chromosome 01, GDT2T_hap1 encodes:
- the LOC103422920 gene encoding uncharacterized protein, which yields MGDDEKVKSEALQIIERHQNLPSLVVFDLDYTLWPFFCECFYYDDTPYLYPQASGILYALKDKGISMAVASRSPTSDVAKSFLQRLGIHLLFLTQEIFSSWTHKTQHFQRIHATTGVPFTEMLFFDDEDRNIQTVSKMGVTSVLVGNGVNLGALRQGLSEFARKSASSSRS from the exons ATGGGCGACGACGAGAAGGTGAAGAGCGAGGCTCTGCAGATAATCGAACGACACCAGAACTTGCCGAGTCTCGTCGTCTTCGATCTCGACTACACCCTCTGGCCCTTCTTCTGCGAGTGCTTCTACTACGACGACACACCGTATCTTTACCCGCAAGCCTCGGGAATATTGTATGCGCTCAAGGACAAGGGAATATCCATGGCTGTTGCTTCGAGATCTCCAACTTCTGACGTTGCCAAATCTTTCCTCCAAAGACTGGGTATCCACTTGTTGTTTCTTACCCAG GAGATTTTCTCCAGTTGGACTCACAAAACACAGCATTTCCAAAGAATTCATGCAACCACTGGGGTACCCTTTACTGAGATGCTTTTCTTTGACGACGAGGATAGAAATATTCAAACG GTTTCAAAAATGGGTGTGACAAGCGTTTTAGTTGGTAATGGGGTGAACCTTGGAGCTTTGAGGCAGGGTTTGTCCGAATTTGCTCGAAAGTCAGCTTCATCTAGCAGGAGCTAG
- the LOC103448190 gene encoding O-fucosyltransferase 39 isoform X1, with translation MVVQFQFSPRGGALGALLLLLLPVFLPTLFSPLGHASPSMYSVCFFLLFNYPFSLDYTSPSMYSGLDVMTKPTFQEWNVPKSKHLRLLKSALQRQTSEGELSDLWTPLANESWKPCAESSIAPSLPEKSEGFIQVFLDGGLNQQRMGICDAVAVAKILNATLVIPYLEVNPVWRDSSSFMDIFDVDHFINVLKDDIRIVKELPSDFSWSTREYYATAIRATRVKTAPVHASANWYLENVLPLVQSYGIAAIAPFSHRLTFDNLPMDIQRLRCKVNFQALVFVPHIRALGDALVSRLRYPSSKSGGASTNYLQEMPDVNDKQGAGKFVVLHLRFDKDMAAHSACDFGGGKAEKLALAKYRQVIWQGRVLNSQFTDEELRSQGRCPLTPEEIGLLLAALGFDNNTRLYLASHKVYGGEARIATLRKVFPLMEDKKSLASSEERAQIKGKASLLAAVDYYVSMHSDIFVSASPGNMHNALVGHRTYENLKTIRPSMPLLGQLFLNKTLSWSEFQQSVVKGHENRQGQIRIRKPKQSIYTYPAPDCMCQA, from the exons ATGGTGGTCCAGTTTCAGTTTTCTCCCAGAGGAGGAGCTCTCGGTGCTCTTCTGCTCCTTCTCCTCCCAGTTTTCTTGCCCACTTTGTTCAGTCCGTTGGGCCATGCTTCTCCTTCCATGTACTCGGTATGTTTCTTCCTCTTATTTAATTACCCGTTTTCCTTGGATTATACTTCTCCTTCCATGTACTCG GGGCTTGATGTGATGACGAAGCCGACTTTTCAGGAATGGAATGTTCCAAAATCTAAGCACCTACGCCTTCTCAAGAGTGCTTTACAACGCCAAACC TCAGAAGGAGAACTCTCGGATCTGTGGACCCCATTGGCTAACGAATCATGGAAGCCTTGTGCAGAATCATCAATTGCCCCTT CATTACCGGAAAAATCTGAGGGATTTATCCAAGTTTTTCTTGATGGAGGGCTGAACCAGCAGAGGATGGGG aTATGTGATGCAGTAGCAGTTGCTAAAATACTGAATGCAACCCTTGTGATCCCGTACCTTGAAGTGAATCCTGTATGGCGAGATTCAAG CTCCTTCATGGATATATTTGATGTTGACCATTTCATTAATGTATTGAAGGATGATATTAGAATAGTTAAAGAGCTCCCTTCTGATTTCTCGTGGAGCACAAGGGAGTACTATGCAACGGCCATCCGAGCTACGAGAGTTAAGACAGCACCTGTCCATGCTTCAGCAAACTGGTATCTAGAGAATGTATTGCCCCTAGTTCAGAG TTATGGAATAGCAGCAATTGCCCCATTCTCACACCGCCTGACATTTGACAACTTGCCTATGGATATCCAACGACTACGCTGTAAGGTCAACTTTCAAGCATTAGTGTTTGTCCCGCATATTAGAGCTCTTGGAGATGCTCTGGTCAGCCGTCTTAGATATCCTTCTAGCAAAAGTGGGGGAGCTAGCACCAATTACTTGCAGGAGATGCCTGATGTGAATGACAAGCAAGGGGCAGGGAAATTTGTTGTGCTGCATCTACGGTTTGATAAG GATATGGCAGCCCATTCGGCCTGTGATTTTGGTGGTGGAAAAGCTGAAAAATTGGCTCTGGCCAAATACCGACAAGTGATCTGGCAGGGAAGAGTCCTTAACTCCCAGTTCACGGACGAGGAGCTGAGGAGTCAGGGGCGTTGTCCATTAACTCCAGAAGAGATTGGATTGCTTCTTGCGGCTTTAGGATTTGACAACAATACTCGGCTCTATCTTGCTTCCCACAAG GTATACGGTGGGGAAGCTAGGATTGCTACTTTGCGAAAAGTGTTTCCACTTATGGAAGATAAAAAGAGCCTTGCTTCTTCAGAAGAACGGGCCCAAATCAAAGGAAAGGCTTCTCTGTTAGCAGCAGTTGATTACTACGTTAGCATGCACAGTGATATCTTCGTATCTGCTTCCCCGGGAAATATGCACAATGCACTG GTAGGGCACCGAACTTACGAGAACTTGAAGACCATCAGGCCGAGTATGCCACTATTGGGGCAACTCTTCCTAAACAAAACTCTTAGCTGGTCGGAATTCCAGCAGTCGGTAGTAAAAGGGCACGAAAACAGGCAGGGACAAATCAGGATTAGAAAGCCTAAGCAGTCCATATACACGTATCCTGCTCCCGACTGCATGTGCCAGGCATGA
- the LOC103422921 gene encoding uncharacterized protein At4g38062-like, which yields MDKVYEELDEVKAELEKLRAEYKSKAELYESLRKAHNEQLTKFQQASSKIEQQTQELNEKAEKISVAQQMCEDLKCTLKEKESIVQHLRAANDKLRVDCHEKFRKLEDTNRALALALDEANEKKMDQEQTVCAYKDEIKDLKGSLSVSQRKWSEAEKKANAPKELRERNEVILKLEEESQKVQDKLKWKTEQFRHLEEAHNKLREQFKASKKEWETEKSSLLDEICQLQTSFDSKTQILDDLQNRLQRCNQALAHEESRRKYLEVQVSEFQTRFENVFIDREHTKLQLECLTAQRDKQIASLRQSLSTKEALHKEMGYQTRKLEQENQELRASLKELQEAQIQSAPGSPSLAKLRNKLKSLEQMHRESVANHRAKEAEWSSQLESMTADLNNHKSELKSKGAALEELRMEVEQMHRDRTENWPNRVVCNSQLEKMTSDVHNYMNELESKDATIKELEMELESSHFLSMQLKLENEELSVMLLVLKLGISEAQLKIANEKSEMDRHDKENEEKISVLMQQLEMKNDGLIIARVGTEEEHEKAASLSSRIEVMDLIDNQKLPIQKEVERELREVNDALERANVVLDEKIFEENEIEFELQMWKSIAERLRSDLEASVGMRKELEASLLAQVEVEETIKQQKKGLLSIFEEKDKIIDNLQEKIVLLEQKLDNAESVKTEASMSFESQNSIFLQFTRAKDKNFEQLEKEVHWLEQESLRREFAGLVMAQTDAERTFEYEKEKLIQHVEEKYQRLNVLLQLVESLEHKFNCSLASFSSQLAEKQAEIDMIYEAWEKITAAEVMAALEIEEKKLMAVELEEEICNIQRKLESQQKSLCKSKQQALEVEAQLETKEQEVKRLTNQMKTKLINSDPLVEELKNKRRNLLEDVIQLSSEKENLLRFIGGLGDKIGEFSTKDKQLIGMLERIMLSFDDKGSGMDLKWNDELVDPEQENVRTPIIVKISEAISDQRSPFRDLNH from the coding sequence ATGGATAAGGTTTACGAAGAGTTGGACGAAGTTAAAGCTGAGCTTGAGAAGCTCAGGGCAGAATATAAAAGCAAAGCAGAACTATACGAAAGCTTGAGGAAAGCACACAATGAGCAGCTCACTAAATTCCAGCAGGCAAGTTCCAAAATCGAGCAACAGACTCAAGAACTAAACGAGAAGGCAGAGAAAATCTCGGTGGCACAGCAGATGTGTGAAGATCTTAAATGCACTTTGAAAGAGAAAGAGTCCATAGTTCAACATCTCAGGGCTGCAAACGATAAACTTCGAGTTGATTGTCATGAGAAGTTCAGAAAATTGGAAGATACGAACAGAGCGTTGGCATTGGCTTTAGATGAggcaaatgaaaagaaaatggaTCAAGAGCAAACAGTTTGTGCATATAAAGATGAGATTAAAGACCTCAAAGGCAGTCTATCAGTCTCACAGAGGAAATGGTCGGAAGCAGAAAAGAAAGCAAATGCACCCAAAGAGCTGAGAGAAAGAAATGAGGTGATACTCAAACTAGAGGAGGAAAGTCAGAAAGTTCAAGATAAACTAAAATGGAAGACGGAGCAGTTCAGACATCTGGAAGAAGCACACAACAAGCTACGTGAACAGTTCAAGGCTAGTAAGAAGGAATGGGAGACGGAGAAGTCTTCATTGCTCGATGAGATTTGTCAATTGCAGACAAGTTTTGAttctaaaacccaaattttagaTGATCTTCAAAACCGGCTGCAGAGGTGCAACCAAGCCCTGGCTCATGAAGAAAGCCGGAGAAAGTATCTGGAGGTTCAAGTTTCTGAATTCCAAACACGCTTTGAGAACGTCTTTATTGATCGTGAGCATACCAAATTGCAGCTGGAATGCTTGACTGCTCAGAGGGACAAACAAATTGCATCACTAAGACAGTCTCTAAGCACCAAAGAGGCACTTCATAAAGAAATGGGATATCAAACAAGGAAGCTGGAACAAGAAAATCAGGAGTTGCGAGCTTCGCTCAAAGAACTCCAGGAAGCCCAAATCCAATCAGCACCAGGTTCACCTTCTCTGGCAAAGCTACGAAACAAGCTCAAAAGTTTGGAGCAGATGCACAGAGAATCTGTTGCCAATCATAGGGCTAAAGAAGCTGAATGGAGCTCTCAACTGGAAAGTATGACGGCAGACCTGAACAACCATAAATCTGAGTTAAAGAGTAAAGGTGCAGCATTAGAAGAGCTTAGGATGGAAGTGGAGCAGATGCACAGGGACCGCACAGAAAATTGGCCCAACAGAGTTGTATGCAACTCTCAACTAGAAAAGATGACGAGTGATGTGCACAACTATATGAATGAGCTAGAGAGTAAAGATGCAACGATAAAAGAGCTCGAGATGGAGTTGGAATCCAGTCATTTTCTAAGTATGCAGCTAAAGTTGGAAAATGAGGAGCTTTCCGTCATGTTATTGGTTTTAAAACTTGGAATTTCTGAGGCACAGTTGAAGATTGCAAATGAGAAGTCTGAAATGGATAGGCATGATAAAGAGAACGAAGAAAAGATTTCTGTGTTGATGCAACAGCTGGAGATGAAGAATGATGGTCTTATTATAGCACGGGTAGGTACTGAAGAAGAGCATGAAAAGGCAGCATCTTTATCAAGTAGAATTGAAGTTATGGATCTCATTGATAACCAGAAGCTTCCTATACAGAAAGAAGTTGAAAGAGAGCTTAGAGAAGTTAATGATGCCTTAGAGAGAGCAAATGTTGTGTTGGatgaaaaaatatttgaagaaaatgaaattgaattCGAATTGCAAATGTGGAAATCGATTGCAGAGCGCTTAAGAAGTGATCTTGAAGCAAGTGTAGGAATGCGTAAAGAGTTGGAAGCTTCTCTTCTTGCACAGGTAGAAGTCGAGGAAACCATAAAGCAACAAAAAAAGGgtcttctttctatttttgaagagaaagacaaaataatagATAACCTCCAGGAGAAGATCGTGTTACTGGAGCAGAAGCTTGACAATGCTGAGTCAGTAAAGACAGAGGCATCGATGTCCTTTGAGTCACAGAATTCAATCTTTCTCCAATTCACAAGAGCGAAGGACAAGAACTTTGAGCAACTTGAGAAAGAGGTCCACTGGCTAGAGCAGGAATCATTGAGAAGGGAATTCGCAGGTCTCGTGATGGCACAAACTGATGCAGAGAGAACATTTGAGTATGAGAAAGAGAAACTCATCCAGCATGTCGAAGAGAAATACCAGAGACTGAATGTTCTTCTCCAGCTTGTGGAGTCCTTGGAACACAAGTTTAACTGCTCATTAGCTTCTTTCTCTTCACAGCTAGCCGAGAAACAGGCAGAAATTGATATGATTTATGAAGCTTGGGAGAAAATCACTGCTGCTGAGGTTATGGCTGCACTTGAAATTGAAGAAAAGAAATTGATGGCCGTGGAACTTGAGGAGGAAATCTGTAATATACAGCGGAAACTCGAATCACAACAAAAATCCTTGTGCAAGTCAAAACAGCAAGCATTGGAGGTTGAAGCTCAGTTGGAAACAAAAGAGCAGGAAGTGAAGAGACTGACTAATCAAATGAAGACAAAGCTAATAAACTCGGATCCCTTGGTTGAGGAGCTcaagaataaaagaagaaatttacTTGAAGATGTCATTCAGTTGTCATCGGAAAAGGAAAATTTATTGCGGTTTATAGGAGGGCTGGGTGATAAGATCGGGGAGTTCTCCACTAAAGATAAACAACTGATAGGAATGTTGGAAAGGATAATGCTCTCTTTTGACGACAAAGGTTCAGGAATGGATTTGAAATGGAATGATGAACTTGTTGATCCAGAACAAGAGAATGTGCGTACGCCTATCATCGTCAAGATATCTGAAGCCATTTCTGATCAAAGATCTCCATTTAGAGACCTCAACCATTAG
- the LOC103448191 gene encoding Golgi apparatus membrane protein-like protein ECHIDNA, with protein MDLSQPQGENYANPKTCFFHVLFKAGALAFYILSALFFDNFVIIFVVTVLLSALDFWVVKNVSGRILVGLRWWNEINDLGESVWKFECLDQESLARMNKKDSWLFWWTLYITAVAWIVLGIFSLIKFQADYLLVVGVCLTLSIANIVGFTKCRKDAKKQIQQFASQTIASRFSSTIQSAFSVV; from the exons ATGGATCTCAGCCAG CCACAAGGGGAAAACTATGCCAACCCAAAGACTTGTTTCTTCCACGTTCTTTTCAAG GCTGGAGCATTGGCTTTTTACATACTTTCTGCCCTCTTTTTTGATAACTTTGTCATCATTTTTGTTGTGACTGTTCTTCTTTCCGCTCTTGATTTCTGGGTAGTTAAGAATGTTAGTGGACGCATCTTAGTTGGGTTGAGGTGGTGGAATGAAATAAATGATCTTGGTGAGAGTGTGTGGAAATTTGAATGCCTTGACCAGGAG TCATTGGCTCGGATGAACAAAAAGGATTCATGGCTCTTCTGGTGGACACTTTACATCACG GCTGTTGCATGGATTGTGCTTGGAATATTTTCTCTAATAAAGTTTCAGGCAGATTATCTCCTCGTAGTAGGAGTGTGTTTGACCCTTAGCATTGCGAATATTGTTGGCTTTACCAAATGCCGTAAAG ACGCGAAAAAGCAGATCCAACAGTTTGCCTCCCAGACCATTGCATCCCGGTTCTCGTCTACAATACAATCAGCATTCAGTGTCGTCTGA
- the LOC103448190 gene encoding O-fucosyltransferase 39 isoform X2 has product MVVQFQFSPRGGALGALLLLLLPVFLPTLFSPLGHASPSMYSGLDVMTKPTFQEWNVPKSKHLRLLKSALQRQTSEGELSDLWTPLANESWKPCAESSIAPSLPEKSEGFIQVFLDGGLNQQRMGICDAVAVAKILNATLVIPYLEVNPVWRDSSSFMDIFDVDHFINVLKDDIRIVKELPSDFSWSTREYYATAIRATRVKTAPVHASANWYLENVLPLVQSYGIAAIAPFSHRLTFDNLPMDIQRLRCKVNFQALVFVPHIRALGDALVSRLRYPSSKSGGASTNYLQEMPDVNDKQGAGKFVVLHLRFDKDMAAHSACDFGGGKAEKLALAKYRQVIWQGRVLNSQFTDEELRSQGRCPLTPEEIGLLLAALGFDNNTRLYLASHKVYGGEARIATLRKVFPLMEDKKSLASSEERAQIKGKASLLAAVDYYVSMHSDIFVSASPGNMHNALVGHRTYENLKTIRPSMPLLGQLFLNKTLSWSEFQQSVVKGHENRQGQIRIRKPKQSIYTYPAPDCMCQA; this is encoded by the exons ATGGTGGTCCAGTTTCAGTTTTCTCCCAGAGGAGGAGCTCTCGGTGCTCTTCTGCTCCTTCTCCTCCCAGTTTTCTTGCCCACTTTGTTCAGTCCGTTGGGCCATGCTTCTCCTTCCATGTACTCG GGGCTTGATGTGATGACGAAGCCGACTTTTCAGGAATGGAATGTTCCAAAATCTAAGCACCTACGCCTTCTCAAGAGTGCTTTACAACGCCAAACC TCAGAAGGAGAACTCTCGGATCTGTGGACCCCATTGGCTAACGAATCATGGAAGCCTTGTGCAGAATCATCAATTGCCCCTT CATTACCGGAAAAATCTGAGGGATTTATCCAAGTTTTTCTTGATGGAGGGCTGAACCAGCAGAGGATGGGG aTATGTGATGCAGTAGCAGTTGCTAAAATACTGAATGCAACCCTTGTGATCCCGTACCTTGAAGTGAATCCTGTATGGCGAGATTCAAG CTCCTTCATGGATATATTTGATGTTGACCATTTCATTAATGTATTGAAGGATGATATTAGAATAGTTAAAGAGCTCCCTTCTGATTTCTCGTGGAGCACAAGGGAGTACTATGCAACGGCCATCCGAGCTACGAGAGTTAAGACAGCACCTGTCCATGCTTCAGCAAACTGGTATCTAGAGAATGTATTGCCCCTAGTTCAGAG TTATGGAATAGCAGCAATTGCCCCATTCTCACACCGCCTGACATTTGACAACTTGCCTATGGATATCCAACGACTACGCTGTAAGGTCAACTTTCAAGCATTAGTGTTTGTCCCGCATATTAGAGCTCTTGGAGATGCTCTGGTCAGCCGTCTTAGATATCCTTCTAGCAAAAGTGGGGGAGCTAGCACCAATTACTTGCAGGAGATGCCTGATGTGAATGACAAGCAAGGGGCAGGGAAATTTGTTGTGCTGCATCTACGGTTTGATAAG GATATGGCAGCCCATTCGGCCTGTGATTTTGGTGGTGGAAAAGCTGAAAAATTGGCTCTGGCCAAATACCGACAAGTGATCTGGCAGGGAAGAGTCCTTAACTCCCAGTTCACGGACGAGGAGCTGAGGAGTCAGGGGCGTTGTCCATTAACTCCAGAAGAGATTGGATTGCTTCTTGCGGCTTTAGGATTTGACAACAATACTCGGCTCTATCTTGCTTCCCACAAG GTATACGGTGGGGAAGCTAGGATTGCTACTTTGCGAAAAGTGTTTCCACTTATGGAAGATAAAAAGAGCCTTGCTTCTTCAGAAGAACGGGCCCAAATCAAAGGAAAGGCTTCTCTGTTAGCAGCAGTTGATTACTACGTTAGCATGCACAGTGATATCTTCGTATCTGCTTCCCCGGGAAATATGCACAATGCACTG GTAGGGCACCGAACTTACGAGAACTTGAAGACCATCAGGCCGAGTATGCCACTATTGGGGCAACTCTTCCTAAACAAAACTCTTAGCTGGTCGGAATTCCAGCAGTCGGTAGTAAAAGGGCACGAAAACAGGCAGGGACAAATCAGGATTAGAAAGCCTAAGCAGTCCATATACACGTATCCTGCTCCCGACTGCATGTGCCAGGCATGA